Proteins from a single region of Hypomesus transpacificus isolate Combined female chromosome 9, fHypTra1, whole genome shotgun sequence:
- the LOC124471337 gene encoding zinc finger protein OZF-like: protein MFTSTSVKHDWDQEGLSECSHLDQSVKVENREGDSLPSNTTEEQIKAEPEGQDYAAPEPGSDSQPLSIVAPDCPTAQSLEEEEHGGVLLLLNRTQDSEALPRENMPKRRHTGKTIHQCQECNKKLCGKRALVFHMMTHTGEKPFQCQQCKKRFAQKSHLVVHMRTHTGEKPYQCQECNKLFARSDTLGEHMRTHTGEKSYQCQQCNKQFALKGTFVAHMRKHTGEKRYQCQECSNLFTQHSSLVAHMRTHTGEKPYQCQQCNKQFAVKSILVEHTRTHTGEKPYQCQECCKLFTQRSHLASHMRRHTGEKPFQCQPCNKQFAMKGNFVAHMRKHTVENRYQFQECSNLFMQHSSLAAHMGTYTGEKPYQCQHCNKQFTVKSILVRHTRTHTGEKPYQCQECSKLFAHRSSLVAHMRRHTGEKPYQCQQCNKLFAVKSILVQHTRTHTGEKPYQCQECSKLFTQRSSLAAHKRRHLGKKL, encoded by the coding sequence ATGTTCACTTCTACCAGTGTGAAACACGACTGGGATCAGGAAGGCTTATCTGAATGTTCACATCTTGACCAAAGTGTTAAagtggagaacagagaaggagactctCTACCCAGCAACACAACTGAGGAGCAAATCAAAGCAGAGCCTGAGGGACAAGACTATGCGGCACCAGAACCAGGCAGtgactctcagcccctctctattgtagctccagactgtcctacagctcagagtttggaggaggaggaacatggaggaGTGCTGCTTCTTCTGAACAGGACACAAGACAGTGAGGCTCTGCCAAGGGAAAATATGCCAAAGAGACGTCACACAGGAAAAACAATACATCAGTGTCAAGAATGTAACAAAAAACTTTGTGGAAAACGAGCTTTGGTTTTTCATatgatgacacacacaggagagaaaccttttcagtgtcaacaatgtaagaAACGGTTTGCTCAGAAGAGTCATCTGGTTGTACACATGAGGactcacacaggagagaagccttatcaatgtcaggaatgtaacaaattatttgcTCGAAGTGATACTCTAGGTGaacacatgaggacacacacaggagagaaatcCTATcaatgtcaacaatgtaacaaacaatTTGCTTTGAAAGGTACGTTTGTTGCGCACATGAggaaacacacaggagagaaacgttatcaatgtcaggaatgtagcAACCTGTTTACACAACATAGTAGTCTAGTTGcacacatgaggacacacacaggagagaaaccatatcagtgccaacaatgtaacaaacaatTTGCTGTGAAGTCCATTCTTGTCgagcacacaaggacacacactggagagaaacctTATCAATGTCAGGAATGTTGCAAACTATTTACTCAACGCAGTCATCTAGCTTCACACAtgaggagacacacaggagagaaaccatttCAGTGTCAACCATGTAACAAACAGTTTGCTATGAAGGGTAATTTTGTTGCACACATGAGGAAACACACAGTAGAGAACCGTTATCAATTTCAGGAATGCAGCAACCTGTTTATGCAACATAGTAGTCTAGCTGCACACATGGGGAcatacacaggagagaaaccatatcAGTGTCAACACTGTAACAAACAATTTACTGTGAAGTCTATTCTTGTTcggcacacaaggacacacactggagagaaaccttatcaatgtcaggaatgtagcAAACTGTTTGCTCACCGTAGTAGTCTAGTTGCACACAtgaggagacacacaggagagaaaccatatcagtgtcaacaatgtaacaaactaTTTGCTGTGAAGTCTATTCTTGTTcagcacacaaggacacacactggagagaaaccttatcaatgtcaggaatgtagcAAACTATTTACTCAACGCAGTAGTCTAGCTGCACACAAGAGGAGACACTTGGGAAAGAAACTATAA